Proteins encoded in a region of the Takifugu flavidus isolate HTHZ2018 chromosome 8, ASM371156v2, whole genome shotgun sequence genome:
- the troap gene encoding uncharacterized protein troap isoform X2, which translates to MDSSPVLRQQNQNKISHFLRMKNEQSKTNQPKSPKSAPHYSNQDENKDPQKSAVGKKASVRQGVSRLPVLAKSLHLPSPSSFSLSHCKWEEKPLAGKAKKEKPCTRPLPFNRSHCKNSRKAAEYEQPSSVLQSNPGSHSVQQSNAACCVTQKQSNGRANQSKYPHVSQNRADLTKRAEGSEGKVAENTSKCKGQRAAVTNLKPSAHLSHHVSSIPNNTCHQNNAASSAEACTHNMNQLSIKDLSATSHAQQSMQLTEQARSSTDKGESFKTDHAALLSILLNDGVSATGLGSKPYNDLPQRVSILKNKQKAGPNVGFMKSEPFSPDPTALQSILQNEGLKAGGCLGATPKNAIRPSGRGTSVYTAQRVPARKQQVEATRATAEPVGLKWTPQRVPNTRHQPMSAMKWHLSTQPSPYCVTPGLRSCKTNRMPHQEEIVQRLFDDQEEESTTNVTEKAPEKPVQDPANTSHKEEKGETCSADGCEQQRTVGAQPFIQAPQRASVIFFSTGKKLLRVPRFERQEDWTLQEQDCAGPTQARQLLPAKEETREESGPTSRPAAAQTLHKDSIVQKSCVVSSAVAMLRKRLPPLEELRLDEEVATYTSVLAATGFLPPQPRCGNPLAAMLHFEESSRFVPIDLDPASDPTWPCSLMEER; encoded by the exons ATGGACTCTTCTCCTGTCCTTCGCCAACAAAATCAGAACAAAATCAGCCATTTTCTGAG GATGAAGAATGAGCAAAGCAAGACTAACCAGCCAAAGTCTCCCAAATCTGCACCTCACTATTCCAACCAGGATGAGAACAAGGACCCTCAAAAGTCAGCAGTTGGTAAAAAGGCCTCTGTGCGCCAGGGTGTAAGTAGGTTACCGGTGCTTGCAAAGTCCCTCCACCTTCCATCTCCCTCCAGCTTTAGCTTGTCTCACTGTAAATGGGAGGAGAAACCTTTGGCC GGCAAAGCTAAGAAGGAAAAGCCGTGCACCAGACCTTTACCTTTCAACCGTTCACATTGCAAGAATTCAAGGAAAGCTGCTGAATATGAGCAGCCCAGCTCTGTTTTGCAGTCAAATCCTGGCAGCCACAGTGTCCAGCAAAGCAATGCTGCATGCTGCGTTACCCAAAAACAGTCAAACGGTCGTGCAAATCAGAGCAAATATCCACATGTTTCACAGAACCGTGCAGACTTAACCAAGAGGGCAGAGGGTTCTGAAGGAAAAGTTGCAGAAAATACATCCAAGTGTAAAGGACAGCGTGCGGCTGTCACCAACTTGAAGCCTTCAGCTCATTTGTCTCATCATGTCTCATCCATCCCAAACAACACTTGTCATCAGAACAATGCTGCCTCCTCTGCTGAGGCCTGCACCCACAACATGAACCAGCTCAGTATCAAAGATCTCAGCGCCACCTCCCACGCTCAGCAAAGCATGCAGCTGACCGAGCAGGCCAGAAGTTCAACCG ACAAAGGGGAGAGCTTTAAGACAGACCATGCAGCCTTGCTCAGTATCCTCCTCAATGACGGAGTGAGTGCAACAGGTCTGGGATCCAAACCCTATAACGATCTG CCCCAGCGAGTTTCCatccttaaaaacaaacaaaaagctgGACCCAATGTAG GTTTCATGAAGTCAGAACCATTTTCTCCAGATCCCACTGCTCTGCAAAGCATCCTGCAGAATGAGGGACTGAAGGCTGGGGGGTGTCTAGGAGCCACCCCCAAAAATGCCATTCGTCCTTCAGGCAGAGGCACTTCAGTCTACACC GCTCAGAGAGTGCCAGCTCGTAAACAACAGGTGGAGGCAACCAGAGCTACTGCAG AGCCCGTGGGCTTGAAATGGACCCCACAAAGAGTCCCCAACACCAGACATCAGCCCATGTCTGCTATG AAATGGCATCTGTCGACGCAGCCCTCTCCGTACTGCGTGACTCCAGGGCTGCGAAGCTGCAAAACAAACCGAATGCCACACCAGGAG GAGATTGTCCAGCGATTATTTgatgaccaggaggaggagtcgACTACAAACGTGACAGAAAAAGCTCCAGAGAAACCCGTTCAGGACCCAGCA AATACATcccataaagaagaaaaaggagaaaccTGCAGTGCTGATGGGTGTGAGCAGCAGAGGACTGTGGGAGCACAGCCGTTCATCCAGGCACCACAAAGGGcctctgtcattttcttttcaactGGGAAAAAATTGTTGCGAGTCCCACGTTTTGAGCGGCAGGAGGACTGGACCCTCCAGGAGCAGGACTGTGCAGGCCCAACACAGGCAAGACAGTTGCTGCCAGCAAAAGAAGAGACAAGAGAGGAGTCTGGACCCACcagccgtcctgctgctgctcagactcTGCACAAAG ACTCCATTGTTCAGAAGAGCTGTGTTGTCAGCTCCGCAGTGGCGATGCTTCGCaagcgtcttcctcctctcgaGGAGCTGCGCTTGGATGAGGAGGTGGCCACCTACACCTCCGTCTTAGCTGCTACCGGGTTTCTCCCCCCTCAGCCTCGCTGTGGAAACCCACTGGCGGCCATGTTGCACTTTGAGGAGTCATCT AGGTTCGTTCCTATTGACCTCGATCCCGCGTCTGATCCCACGTGGCCGTGTTCCCTGATGGAGGAGAGATGA
- the troap gene encoding uncharacterized protein troap isoform X1, which translates to MDSSPVLRQQNQNKISHFLRMKNEQSKTNQPKSPKSAPHYSNQDENKDPQKSAVGKKASVRQGVSRLPVLAKSLHLPSPSSFSLSHCKWEEKPLAGKAKKEKPCTRPLPFNRSHCKNSRKAAEYEQPSSVLQSNPGSHSVQQSNAACCVTQKQSNGRANQSKYPHVSQNRADLTKRAEGSEGKVAENTSKCKGQRAAVTNLKPSAHLSHHVSSIPNNTCHQNNAASSAEACTHNMNQLSIKDLSATSHAQQSMQLTEQARSSTDIIISSGEYQQPSLFWISDKGESFKTDHAALLSILLNDGVSATGLGSKPYNDLPQRVSILKNKQKAGPNVGFMKSEPFSPDPTALQSILQNEGLKAGGCLGATPKNAIRPSGRGTSVYTAQRVPARKQQVEATRATAEPVGLKWTPQRVPNTRHQPMSAMKWHLSTQPSPYCVTPGLRSCKTNRMPHQEEIVQRLFDDQEEESTTNVTEKAPEKPVQDPANTSHKEEKGETCSADGCEQQRTVGAQPFIQAPQRASVIFFSTGKKLLRVPRFERQEDWTLQEQDCAGPTQARQLLPAKEETREESGPTSRPAAAQTLHKDSIVQKSCVVSSAVAMLRKRLPPLEELRLDEEVATYTSVLAATGFLPPQPRCGNPLAAMLHFEESSRFVPIDLDPASDPTWPCSLMEER; encoded by the exons ATGGACTCTTCTCCTGTCCTTCGCCAACAAAATCAGAACAAAATCAGCCATTTTCTGAG GATGAAGAATGAGCAAAGCAAGACTAACCAGCCAAAGTCTCCCAAATCTGCACCTCACTATTCCAACCAGGATGAGAACAAGGACCCTCAAAAGTCAGCAGTTGGTAAAAAGGCCTCTGTGCGCCAGGGTGTAAGTAGGTTACCGGTGCTTGCAAAGTCCCTCCACCTTCCATCTCCCTCCAGCTTTAGCTTGTCTCACTGTAAATGGGAGGAGAAACCTTTGGCC GGCAAAGCTAAGAAGGAAAAGCCGTGCACCAGACCTTTACCTTTCAACCGTTCACATTGCAAGAATTCAAGGAAAGCTGCTGAATATGAGCAGCCCAGCTCTGTTTTGCAGTCAAATCCTGGCAGCCACAGTGTCCAGCAAAGCAATGCTGCATGCTGCGTTACCCAAAAACAGTCAAACGGTCGTGCAAATCAGAGCAAATATCCACATGTTTCACAGAACCGTGCAGACTTAACCAAGAGGGCAGAGGGTTCTGAAGGAAAAGTTGCAGAAAATACATCCAAGTGTAAAGGACAGCGTGCGGCTGTCACCAACTTGAAGCCTTCAGCTCATTTGTCTCATCATGTCTCATCCATCCCAAACAACACTTGTCATCAGAACAATGCTGCCTCCTCTGCTGAGGCCTGCACCCACAACATGAACCAGCTCAGTATCAAAGATCTCAGCGCCACCTCCCACGCTCAGCAAAGCATGCAGCTGACCGAGCAGGCCAGAAGTTCAACCG ACATCATCATTTCCTCAGGTGAATATCAGCAGCCATCTTTATTTTGGATTTCAGACAAAGGGGAGAGCTTTAAGACAGACCATGCAGCCTTGCTCAGTATCCTCCTCAATGACGGAGTGAGTGCAACAGGTCTGGGATCCAAACCCTATAACGATCTG CCCCAGCGAGTTTCCatccttaaaaacaaacaaaaagctgGACCCAATGTAG GTTTCATGAAGTCAGAACCATTTTCTCCAGATCCCACTGCTCTGCAAAGCATCCTGCAGAATGAGGGACTGAAGGCTGGGGGGTGTCTAGGAGCCACCCCCAAAAATGCCATTCGTCCTTCAGGCAGAGGCACTTCAGTCTACACC GCTCAGAGAGTGCCAGCTCGTAAACAACAGGTGGAGGCAACCAGAGCTACTGCAG AGCCCGTGGGCTTGAAATGGACCCCACAAAGAGTCCCCAACACCAGACATCAGCCCATGTCTGCTATG AAATGGCATCTGTCGACGCAGCCCTCTCCGTACTGCGTGACTCCAGGGCTGCGAAGCTGCAAAACAAACCGAATGCCACACCAGGAG GAGATTGTCCAGCGATTATTTgatgaccaggaggaggagtcgACTACAAACGTGACAGAAAAAGCTCCAGAGAAACCCGTTCAGGACCCAGCA AATACATcccataaagaagaaaaaggagaaaccTGCAGTGCTGATGGGTGTGAGCAGCAGAGGACTGTGGGAGCACAGCCGTTCATCCAGGCACCACAAAGGGcctctgtcattttcttttcaactGGGAAAAAATTGTTGCGAGTCCCACGTTTTGAGCGGCAGGAGGACTGGACCCTCCAGGAGCAGGACTGTGCAGGCCCAACACAGGCAAGACAGTTGCTGCCAGCAAAAGAAGAGACAAGAGAGGAGTCTGGACCCACcagccgtcctgctgctgctcagactcTGCACAAAG ACTCCATTGTTCAGAAGAGCTGTGTTGTCAGCTCCGCAGTGGCGATGCTTCGCaagcgtcttcctcctctcgaGGAGCTGCGCTTGGATGAGGAGGTGGCCACCTACACCTCCGTCTTAGCTGCTACCGGGTTTCTCCCCCCTCAGCCTCGCTGTGGAAACCCACTGGCGGCCATGTTGCACTTTGAGGAGTCATCT AGGTTCGTTCCTATTGACCTCGATCCCGCGTCTGATCCCACGTGGCCGTGTTCCCTGATGGAGGAGAGATGA
- the pfkma gene encoding phosphofructokinase, muscle a, which produces MSTNQPTSMDPTKMGVGRSIAVLTSGGDAQGMNAAVRATVRVGLYTGAKVYFVHEGYQGLVDGGEHIRLATWESVSMMLQLGGTVIGSARCKDFRSREGRMTAACNLVKLGITNLCVIGGDGSLTGANEFRTEWSGLLVDLVRAGRITEQEAKKSSHLNIVGMVGSIDNDFCGTDMTIGTDSALHRIIEVVDAITTTAQSHQRTFILEVMGRHCGYLALVTAQACGADWVFIPEMPPDHGWEDHLCRRLTDQRARGSRLNVIIVAEGAMSRDGKPITSEQIKKLVTDRLGFDTRTTVLGHVQRGGTPSAFDRILGSRMGVEAVMALLEATPDTPACVVSLSGNQAVRLPLMECVQVTKDVTAAMAEGRFEDAVKLRGKSFENNWNTYKLLAHINPPDVKSNINVAIVNIGAPCAGMNAAVRSAVRMGIIQGHNMLAVYDGFDGLAEGQIEPITWTSVSGWTGKGGSMLGTKRSLPGKMLEKISQNISRFNVHALVIIGGFEAYVGGLELVQAREKYEEMCIPMVVIPATVSNNVPGSDFSIGADTALNTITSTCDRIKQSAAGTKRRVFIVETMGGYCGYLATMAGLAAGADAAYIFEEKFSIRDLESNVEHLVEKMKTTVKRGLILRNENSNANYTTDFIFNLYSEEGKGVFDCRKNVLGHMQQGGTPTPFDRNFGTKMGAKSVLWLTDKLKECYRHGRIFANTPDSACVLGMRKRALMFQPLAELKEDTDFEHRIPRTQWWLKIRPIMKILAKYDIKLDTTEHADMEHVIKKRGHLGQ; this is translated from the exons ATGTCCACAAACCAGCCGACATCCATGGACCCCACGAAAATGGGGGTGGGACGCTCCATCGCCGTGCTAACGTCGGGAGGGGACGCCCAAG GCATGAACGCTGCTGTTCGAGCCACAGTCAGAGTGGGTCTTTACACCGGAGCGAAGGTCTACTTCGTTCATGAG GGCTACCAGGGCCTGGTGGATGGAGGGGAACACATCCGCCTCGCCACATGGGAGAGTGTGTCCATGATGCTTCAGCTG GGAGGGACGGTCATCGGCAGCGCTCGCTGCAAGGACTTCCGCTCCAGGGAGGGCCGCATGACAGCCGCATGCAACCTAGTAAAGCTGGGCATCACCAACCTGTGTGTGATCGGGGGTGACGGCAGTCTGACCGGGGCCAATGAGTTCAGGACTGAGTGGAGTGGGCTGCTGGTGGACCTCGTGCGAGCAG GCAGGATAACTGAACAAGAAGCAAAGAAATCTTCCCACCTGAACATCGTGGGCATGGTGGGTTCCATCGACAACGACTTCTGCGGCACGGACATGACCATCGGCACGGACTCCGCCCTGCACCGCATCATCGAGGTGGTGGACGCCATCACTACTACTGCACAGAG CCACCAGAGGACATTTATCCTGGAGGTGATGGGCAGGCACTGTGG GTACCTGGCCCTGGTGACAGCCCAGGCCTGCGGAGCTGACTGGGTCTTCATCCCAGAGATGCCCCCAGATCACGGATGGGAGGACCACTTGTGCAGGAGGCTGACAGAC CAACGAGCCCGAGGCTCCCGTCTCAATGTGATCATCGTGGCCGAGGGAGCCATGTCCAGAGACGGCAAACCAATCACGTCCGAACAGATCAAGAAG ctggTGACCGACAGGCTCGGCTTTGACACCCGCACCACCGTTTTGGGACACGTGCAGAGGGGAGGGACGCCGTCGGCATTCGACAGAATCCTG GGCAGCAGGATGGGCGTGGAGGCCGTGATGGCCCTGCTGGAGGCCACCCCTGACACCCCCGCCTGCGTGGTCAGCCTCTCTGGAAATCAGGCTGTCAGGCTGCCGCTCATGGAGTGCGTCCAAGTG ACCAAAGACGTGACCGCTGCCATGGCTGAAGGCAGATTCGAGGATGCCGTCAAGCTCAGGGGAAA GAGTTTTGAGAACAACTGGAACACCTACAAGCTGTTGGCCCATATCAACCCTCCAGATGTTAAA AGCAACATCAACGTGGCCATTGTGAACATCGGTGCCCCCTGCGCCGGGATGAACGCCGCGGTCCGCTCGGCCGTCAGGATGGGCATCATCCAGGGTCACAACATGCTGGCCGTTTATGACGGCTTTGATGGCCTGGCTGAAGGACAG ATCGAGCCCATCACCTGGACTTCAGTCAGTGGCTGGACCGGAAAAGGAGGCTCCATGTTGGGCACCAAAAG ATCTTTGCCAGGAAAAATGTTGGAGAAAATCAGCCAGAACATCTCTCGGTTCAACGTCCACGCGCTGGTGATCATCGGGGGCTTCGAG GCCTACGTGGGGGGTCTGGAGCTGGTTCAGGCCAGAGAGAAGTACGAAGAGATGTGCATTCCAATGGTGGTCATCCCCGCTACCGTCTCCAACAACGTCCCCGGCTCTGACTTCAGCATCGGCGCCGACACGGCCCTCAACACCATCACCTCC ACCTGCGACAGGATCAAGCAGTCAGCGGCGGGGACCAAGCGCCGCGTGTTCATCGTGGAGACGATGGGAGGCTACTGCGGCTACTTGGCCACCATGGCCGGCCTGGCTGCCGGCGCCGACGCCGCCTACATCTTCGAGGAGAAGTTCAGCATTAGAGacctggag AGCAACGTGGAGCATCTGGTCGAGAAGATGAAGACGACAGTGAAGAGGGGTTTGATCCTCAG GAATGAAAACTCTAACGCCAACTACACCACTGACTTCATTTTCAACTTGTATTCGGAGGAAGGCAAGGGTGTCTTCGACTGCCGTAAGAACGTTCTGGGCCACATGCAGCAG GGTGGTACTCCAACCCCTTTTGACAGGAACTTTGGCACAAAAATGGGTGCCAAGTCGGTATTGTGGCTCACAGATAAACTCAAGGAGTGCTACAGACACG GTCGTATCTTTGCCAACACCCCAGACTCCGCCTGCGTGCTGGGCATGAGGAAGAGAGCGCTCATGTTCCAGCCTCTTGCCGAGCTGAAGGAAGACACAGACTTTGA GCACCGCATccccaggacacagtggtggctGAAGATCAGGCCCATCATGAAGATCCTGGCCAAGTACGACATCAAGCTCGACACCACAGAACATGCAGACATGGAGCACGTGATCAAGAAGAGGGGCCATCTTGGCCAGTAG
- the LOC130529716 gene encoding la-related protein 4 isoform X2, producing MSSDQSGEPPLLQEEADPGPETGGKDEALLGSEGGSGGMVTSKGAGLNPNAKVWQEMPAASREVVTNSSHWLPSDISDGYSEPSSAGCKQFSAGFPALDDGGSTATAEVAVNGMDPPDLGFTSAEVTAEPSADSKAEEPQVSSENLRESLKKELEFYFSRENLSKDLYLMSQMDSDQFVPIWTIASMEGIKALTTDMDLILDVLRSSPMVQVDEKGEKVRPNHKRCIIILREVPETTPVEEVESLFKNDNCPKVISVEFAHNNNWYITFQSDTDAQQAYKYLREEVKTFQGKPILARIKAINTFFAKNGYRSMDSSLYTQQSQSQSQYSPPLYMQHIYPQQQYQVYGIVPPTWTPSPTPYFETPLAPFPNSSFVNGFGSGGHYKSGTSALNLTRPFNRSRNHIKPQVRSAEVTAASVTTVPLESLTGLRSPQPATPVAPASASPTALVQTAPDLSSAFSHLSSSLLDQLDDGGLSGRGRRNAANRGTRRRREDDRAARPVPLTEIKVSPPKFDLAATNFPPLPGCVVSTQGEPVLETRMSDVVRGLYKDKTEQASKVATVSPGSGPEDPAAASSPALAAAKPASQPLGPSVTGIPNQEKRFVRPEAPAPKATPRTVGQVAGTPPSSTQPSSSSSSRPQPAPTSTPAAASAAASTPAPAPTPAPATLPNPVQEPRKLSYAEVCQRPPKDPPPAAPAPAPSASSGPTSGQPLRELRVNKGEEPSSSSSAADKQEKGHDKDGGWELKESRPTRERDSQGYYRNNGPRSSGGLKFRDQRRQPQARRSSPQGGHRLTGKEQNIPPVSPK from the exons ATGAGTTCAGACCAGAGCGGAGagccgccgctgctgcaggaggaggctgatcCCGGACCGGAGACCGGTGGGAAGGACGAGGCTCTGttggggagcgagggagggtCAGGCGGCATG GTCACCTCCAAGGGTGCCGGTTTGAACCCAAATGCCAAGGTGTGGCAGGAGATGCCCGCGGCCTCTCGGGAGGTGGTCACCAACAGCTCTCACTGGCTCCCCTCAGACATCAGTGATG GCTATTCCGAGCCTTCGTCTGCTGGGTGCAAGCAGTTCTCTGCGGGTTTCCCGGCGCTGGATGACGGCGGCTCTACGGCAACGGCGGAGGTGGCGGTGAACGGAATGGACCCTCCAGATTTGGGATTCACCTCTGCCGAGGTGACCGCGGAGCCCTCAG CTGATTCCAAAGCCGAAGAGCCGCAGGTCTCATCGGAAAACCTCCGGGAGTCGCTGAAGAAAGAGCTGGAGTTTTATTTCTCTCG CGAGAACCTGTCCAAGGATCTCTACCTGATGTCCCAGATGGACAGCGACCAGTTTGTCCCCATCTGGACGATAGCCAGCATGGAGGGCATCAAGGCGCTCACCACTGACATGGACCTCATCCTGGACGTGTTGAGAT CCTCGCCAATGGTCCAAGTGGACGAAAAGGGCGAGAAAGTTCGTCCCAATCACAAACGGTGCATTATCATCCTGAGGGAGGTCCCCGAGACCACACCTGTGGAG GAAGTGGAGTCGCTGTTCAAGAACGACAACTGCCCGAAGGTGATAAGTGTGGAGTTTGCTCACAACAACAACTGGTACATCACATTCCAATCAGATACCGATGCTCAGCAG GCCTACAAGTACTTGAGAGAGGAAGTAAAAACATTTCAGGGAAAACCTATCCTG gccaggATAAAGGCCATCAACACCTTTTTTGCTAAGAACGGTTACCGTAGCATGGACAGCAGCCTGTACACGCAGCAGTCCCAGAGTCAGTCCCAGTACAGCCCTCCGCTCTACATGCAGCACATCTACCCCCAGCAGCAGTACCAAGTCTACGGCATCGTGCCCCCCACCTGGACGCCTTCCCCCACCCCGTACTTCGAAACTCCTCTG GCGCCGTTCCCCAACAGCAGCTTTGTGAACGGCTTTGGGTCTGGTGGCCACTACAAGTCTGGCACCAGTGCTCTGAACCTCACTCGCCCCTTTAACCGAAGCCG AAACCACATAAAGCCCCAGGTGAGGTCAGCTGAGGTCACCGCCGCGTCTGTAACAACTGTCCCCCTGGAGAGTCTGACAGGGTTACGCAGCCCCCAGCCCGCCACCCCCGTGGCCCCAGCCAGCGCCTCCCCCACCGCGCTGGTCCAGACAGCTCCCGATCTCAGCTCAGCATTTTCGCACCTCTCATCTTCATTACTGGATCAGCTCGACGACGGCGGCTTGAGCGGACGTGGAAG GCGGAATGCAGCTAACAGAGGAACCCGGAGGAGGCGGGAAGACGACCGCGCCGCG AGGCCAGTACCACTGACGGAGATAAAGGTCTCCCCGCCCAAATTTGATTTGGCTGCCACTAATTTCCCACCTCTTCCTGGCTGCGTGGTCAGCACTCAGGGGGAGCCAGTGCTAGAAACCAGAATGTCGGACGTGGTACGCGGGTTATACAAGGACAAG ACTGAACAAGCCAGTAAAGTAGCCACTGTGAGTCCAGGTTCGGGTCCAGAGGATCCTGCCGCCGCGTCGAGTCCCGCCCTGGCAGCTGCTAAGCCTGCGTCACAACCACTCGGCCCGTCAGTCACCGG CATCCCCAATCAGGAGAAAAGGTTTGTCCGGCCAGAGGCTCCAGCCCCCAAAGCGACTCCACGCACAGTCGGTCAAGTTGCtggaacccccccctcctccacacagcccagctccagctccagctccaggcccCAGCCTGCTCCTACTTCcacgccagcagcagccagtgcagcagccagtacgccggccccggccccgaccCCGGCCCCAGCCACTCTTCCAAACCCTGTACAG GAACCTCGCAAGCTCAGCTATGCTGAGGTGTGCCAACGGCCCCCCAAGGACCCTCCTCCTGCGGCCCCCGCTCCGGCACCCTCGGCGTCCTCGGGCCCCACCTCAGGCCAGCCCCTGCGCGAGTTGCGTGTGAATAAAGGCGAGGAGccgagctccagcagcagcgccgcagaCAAGCAGGAGAAGGGCCATGACAAAGACGGGGGCTGGGAATTGAAGGAGAGCCGGCCAACCCGCGAGCGTGACTCTCA
- the LOC130529716 gene encoding la-related protein 4 isoform X1: MSSDQSGEPPLLQEEADPGPETGGKDEALLGSEGGSGGMVTSKGAGLNPNAKVWQEMPAASREVVTNSSHWLPSDISDGYSEPSSAGCKQFSAGFPALDDGGSTATAEVAVNGMDPPDLGFTSAEVTAEPSADSKAEEPQVSSENLRESLKKELEFYFSRENLSKDLYLMSQMDSDQFVPIWTIASMEGIKALTTDMDLILDVLRSSPMVQVDEKGEKVRPNHKRCIIILREVPETTPVEEVESLFKNDNCPKVISVEFAHNNNWYITFQSDTDAQQAYKYLREEVKTFQGKPILARIKAINTFFAKNGYRSMDSSLYTQQSQSQSQYSPPLYMQHIYPQQQYQVYGIVPPTWTPSPTPYFETPLAPFPNSSFVNGFGSGGHYKSGTSALNLTRPFNRSRVPLYSRKNVINAFRNHIKPQVRSAEVTAASVTTVPLESLTGLRSPQPATPVAPASASPTALVQTAPDLSSAFSHLSSSLLDQLDDGGLSGRGRRNAANRGTRRRREDDRAARPVPLTEIKVSPPKFDLAATNFPPLPGCVVSTQGEPVLETRMSDVVRGLYKDKTEQASKVATVSPGSGPEDPAAASSPALAAAKPASQPLGPSVTGIPNQEKRFVRPEAPAPKATPRTVGQVAGTPPSSTQPSSSSSSRPQPAPTSTPAAASAAASTPAPAPTPAPATLPNPVQEPRKLSYAEVCQRPPKDPPPAAPAPAPSASSGPTSGQPLRELRVNKGEEPSSSSSAADKQEKGHDKDGGWELKESRPTRERDSQGYYRNNGPRSSGGLKFRDQRRQPQARRSSPQGGHRLTGKEQNIPPVSPK; this comes from the exons ATGAGTTCAGACCAGAGCGGAGagccgccgctgctgcaggaggaggctgatcCCGGACCGGAGACCGGTGGGAAGGACGAGGCTCTGttggggagcgagggagggtCAGGCGGCATG GTCACCTCCAAGGGTGCCGGTTTGAACCCAAATGCCAAGGTGTGGCAGGAGATGCCCGCGGCCTCTCGGGAGGTGGTCACCAACAGCTCTCACTGGCTCCCCTCAGACATCAGTGATG GCTATTCCGAGCCTTCGTCTGCTGGGTGCAAGCAGTTCTCTGCGGGTTTCCCGGCGCTGGATGACGGCGGCTCTACGGCAACGGCGGAGGTGGCGGTGAACGGAATGGACCCTCCAGATTTGGGATTCACCTCTGCCGAGGTGACCGCGGAGCCCTCAG CTGATTCCAAAGCCGAAGAGCCGCAGGTCTCATCGGAAAACCTCCGGGAGTCGCTGAAGAAAGAGCTGGAGTTTTATTTCTCTCG CGAGAACCTGTCCAAGGATCTCTACCTGATGTCCCAGATGGACAGCGACCAGTTTGTCCCCATCTGGACGATAGCCAGCATGGAGGGCATCAAGGCGCTCACCACTGACATGGACCTCATCCTGGACGTGTTGAGAT CCTCGCCAATGGTCCAAGTGGACGAAAAGGGCGAGAAAGTTCGTCCCAATCACAAACGGTGCATTATCATCCTGAGGGAGGTCCCCGAGACCACACCTGTGGAG GAAGTGGAGTCGCTGTTCAAGAACGACAACTGCCCGAAGGTGATAAGTGTGGAGTTTGCTCACAACAACAACTGGTACATCACATTCCAATCAGATACCGATGCTCAGCAG GCCTACAAGTACTTGAGAGAGGAAGTAAAAACATTTCAGGGAAAACCTATCCTG gccaggATAAAGGCCATCAACACCTTTTTTGCTAAGAACGGTTACCGTAGCATGGACAGCAGCCTGTACACGCAGCAGTCCCAGAGTCAGTCCCAGTACAGCCCTCCGCTCTACATGCAGCACATCTACCCCCAGCAGCAGTACCAAGTCTACGGCATCGTGCCCCCCACCTGGACGCCTTCCCCCACCCCGTACTTCGAAACTCCTCTG GCGCCGTTCCCCAACAGCAGCTTTGTGAACGGCTTTGGGTCTGGTGGCCACTACAAGTCTGGCACCAGTGCTCTGAACCTCACTCGCCCCTTTAACCGAAGCCG TGTCCCCCTCTATTCCAGAAAGAATGTTATAAATGCCTTCAG AAACCACATAAAGCCCCAGGTGAGGTCAGCTGAGGTCACCGCCGCGTCTGTAACAACTGTCCCCCTGGAGAGTCTGACAGGGTTACGCAGCCCCCAGCCCGCCACCCCCGTGGCCCCAGCCAGCGCCTCCCCCACCGCGCTGGTCCAGACAGCTCCCGATCTCAGCTCAGCATTTTCGCACCTCTCATCTTCATTACTGGATCAGCTCGACGACGGCGGCTTGAGCGGACGTGGAAG GCGGAATGCAGCTAACAGAGGAACCCGGAGGAGGCGGGAAGACGACCGCGCCGCG AGGCCAGTACCACTGACGGAGATAAAGGTCTCCCCGCCCAAATTTGATTTGGCTGCCACTAATTTCCCACCTCTTCCTGGCTGCGTGGTCAGCACTCAGGGGGAGCCAGTGCTAGAAACCAGAATGTCGGACGTGGTACGCGGGTTATACAAGGACAAG ACTGAACAAGCCAGTAAAGTAGCCACTGTGAGTCCAGGTTCGGGTCCAGAGGATCCTGCCGCCGCGTCGAGTCCCGCCCTGGCAGCTGCTAAGCCTGCGTCACAACCACTCGGCCCGTCAGTCACCGG CATCCCCAATCAGGAGAAAAGGTTTGTCCGGCCAGAGGCTCCAGCCCCCAAAGCGACTCCACGCACAGTCGGTCAAGTTGCtggaacccccccctcctccacacagcccagctccagctccagctccaggcccCAGCCTGCTCCTACTTCcacgccagcagcagccagtgcagcagccagtacgccggccccggccccgaccCCGGCCCCAGCCACTCTTCCAAACCCTGTACAG GAACCTCGCAAGCTCAGCTATGCTGAGGTGTGCCAACGGCCCCCCAAGGACCCTCCTCCTGCGGCCCCCGCTCCGGCACCCTCGGCGTCCTCGGGCCCCACCTCAGGCCAGCCCCTGCGCGAGTTGCGTGTGAATAAAGGCGAGGAGccgagctccagcagcagcgccgcagaCAAGCAGGAGAAGGGCCATGACAAAGACGGGGGCTGGGAATTGAAGGAGAGCCGGCCAACCCGCGAGCGTGACTCTCA